One genomic segment of Sminthopsis crassicaudata isolate SCR6 chromosome 2, ASM4859323v1, whole genome shotgun sequence includes these proteins:
- the LOC141552927 gene encoding LOW QUALITY PROTEIN: uncharacterized protein LOC141552927 (The sequence of the model RefSeq protein was modified relative to this genomic sequence to represent the inferred CDS: inserted 1 base in 1 codon), with product GHEYISTSRDSSERTPQGFKNSPTLFGEALHLDLQLFRKEHSYCSLVQYVDDLLLAAPEESLCLRATRALLQLLQSLGYWVSAKKAQLCLLEVSYLGYVLKSGHRSLSSERIQAILSIPVPTTKKQVREFLGTAVYCRLWIPSFAEIAKPLYSVTAGQGPLVWGSEEQAAFDCLRNALIRAPALALPDITKPFXVAEARGVAKGVLTQTLGPWLRPVAYLSKRLDSVAAGWPPSLRAIAATALLVKEADKLSLGQSLSISAPHSVEALLRSAPDRWLSNTGITHYQALLLDHPRLTFSKSSALNPATLLPDPSSDPVPGHDCFQLLEESQSARPDLSDVPLKNPDLILFTDGSSFVVGDTRVSGAAVVDYPSLSTLWSSSLNSGSSAQKAEIVALTQALCIAKGKLANIYTDSRYAFATAHVHASLYKERGLLTSTGREIKNKAEILSLLDSIWLPFSVSIIHCSAHQSGETMEAVGNRAADAAARQAAISSPTSSLPLAITPLPPVPMYSPSEDSFASQRGGQREGAWWYVKDKIFIPQALSRMLVKDLHDFTHLGEKKMHQLLSRYYIKDVSQLIRSYIHRCNTCARANMQRIKEARVGIRPKGQVPGETWEVDYTEVQLSTAGYKYLLVFVDTFSGWTEAFPTRNEIALTVVKKILNELLPRFGLPVAIGSDNGLTLLPKYHKA from the exons GGGCATGAATATATCTCAACTAGTCGAGATAGCTCTGAAAGGACACCTCAGGGCTTTAAAAATTCTCCTACGCTGTTCGGAGAAGCTCTCCATCTGGACCTCCAGCTCTTCCGCAAGGAGCATTCTTATTGCTCCCTGGTCCAATATGTAGACGACCTTCTCCTTGCAGCCCCTGAAGAGTCTCTTTGCTTAAGGGCAACCCGTGCccttttgcaactccttcaatCCTTAGGTTACTGGGTCTCTGCTAAAAAGGCTCAACTCTGTCTTCTTGAAGTGTCTTATTTGGGGTATGTTCTCAAGTCTGGTCACCGGTCCCTGTCTTCTGAACGTATCCAGGCTATCCTATCTATTCCAGTCCCCACTACTAAGAAGCAGGTTAGAGAATTTTTGGGAACAGCTGTATATTGTCGCCTGTGGATTCCTTCTTTTGCTGAGATAGCAAAACCTCTTTATTCTGTCACAGCTGGACAGGGTCCCCTAGTGTGGGGCTCTGAGGAGCAAGCTGCCTTTGATTGTCTCAGGAACGCCCTTATCAGGGCCCCTGCCCTAGCTCTTCCTGATATCACAAAGCCCT TTGTGGCAGAAGCTAGAGGTGTCGCTAAGGGTGTTTTGACTCAAACTCTTGGGCCCTGGCTACGGCCTGTTGCATATCTCTCTAAGCGTTTGGATTCGGTAGCAGCTGGGTGGCCCCCCAGTCTTAGGGCCATAGCAGCCACTGCCCTCCTAGTAAAGGAAGCTGACAAGCTTTCCTTGGGCCAGTCTCTTTCTATCTCCGCCCCTCACTCTGTTGAGGCTCTGCTCAGGTCTGCCCCTGACAGGTGGCTCTCTAACACTGGTATTACTCACTATCAGGCCCTGCTTCTCGACCACCCCCGCCTCACTTTCTCTAAATCGTCTGCCCTGAACCCTGCCACCTTGCTCCCAGATCCTAGTTCTGACCCAGTGCCCGGGCATGATTGCTTCCAGCTCCTTGAGGAGTCTCAGTCAGCAAGGCCTGACCTTTCGGACGTCCCACTGAAAAACCCTGACCTGATCCTTTTTACTGACGGAAGCAGTTTTGTTGTGGGGGACACACGTGTTTCTGGGGCAGCAGTGGTGGACTATCCTTCTCTCTCTACCCTTTGGTCTTCTTCCCTCAACTCTGGATCATCTGCCCAGAAAGCGGAAATCGTGGCTTTAACTCAAGCCCTGTGCATAGCAAAAGGAAAATTAGCTAATATCTATACTGACAGCCGCTATGCCTTTGCAACAGCTCATGTCCACGCCTCTCTTTACAAAGAAAGGGGCCTGTTGACATCCACTGGGAGGGAAATTAAAAATAAGGCAGAGATACTTTCCCTGCTAGATTCTATCTGGTTAcccttctctgtttctattattcatTGCTCAGCTCACCAATCTGGTGAAACAATGGAAGCAGTGGGAAATCGGGCTGCGGATGCAGCAGCTCGCCAAGCCGCCatctcctcccccacctcttccttgCCTTTGGCAATCACTCCCCTTCCTCCGGTACCTATGTACTCCCCTTCAGAGGATTCTTTCGCTTCTCAGAGGggagggcagagggagggagCTTGGTGGTACGTAAAGGACAAGATTTTTATTCCACAAGCATTAAGTAGAATGCTGGTGAAGGATTTGCATGATTTCACTCATTTGGGTGAAAAGAAAATGCATCAGTTATTGAGCAGATATTATATAAAGGATGTCAGCCAATTGATCAGAAGTTACATTCATAGATGTAACACTTGTGCTAGAGCAAATATGCAAAGAATTAAGGAAGCCCGTGTGGGAATCAGGCCTAAGGGACAGGTCCCTGGGGAAACATGGGAAGTAGATTATACTGAGGTACAGCTGTCAACAGCTGGGTACAAGTACCTGTTAGTTTTTGTGGATACTTTTTCAGGTTGGACAGAAGCCTTCCCCACTCGAAATGAAATAGCTCTCACAGTGGTCAAAAAGATACTGAATGAGTTACTGCCCCGCTTTGGTCTTCCAGTAGCCATAGGGTCTGATAACGGGCTGACTTTGTTGCCAAAATATCACAAGGCATAA